A window of Pirellulales bacterium contains these coding sequences:
- a CDS encoding Hsp20/alpha crystallin family protein — MTDEIKQALRSMLMPTAGECQRVAWRPAADIYRTRRGWLVKFDLAGVRPQEIELVASGRQLTVRGLRRDCTLEEGCRYHSLEISYNRFERTLELPCPLDAAQITTDYRDGMLLVQLEMENPEE, encoded by the coding sequence ATGACCGACGAAATCAAACAGGCATTGAGGTCGATGTTGATGCCGACCGCCGGCGAGTGTCAGCGCGTCGCCTGGCGGCCGGCCGCCGATATCTACCGCACGCGCCGCGGATGGCTGGTCAAGTTCGATCTGGCCGGCGTGCGGCCGCAAGAGATCGAGCTGGTCGCCAGCGGGCGGCAGCTCACGGTGCGCGGCCTGCGACGCGACTGCACCCTCGAAGAAGGCTGCCGCTACCACTCGCTGGAAATCTCTTACAATCGCTTCGAGCGGACGCTTGAATTGCCGTGCCCACTGGACGCGGCGCAAATCACCACCGATTATCGTGATGGAATGCTCCTGGTGCAGCTTGAAATGGAGAACCCCGAAGAATGA
- a CDS encoding helix-turn-helix domain-containing protein has product MARKLVPLEEAAKTLGISPDELNNLRENREIYGYRDGASWKFKPEDVERLAQELAERGSKPASDSSSLAVDLSDSDDEGDDIVLLQEGALGGSAGGSSTVIGGPANVQSPEDSDIKLSDVSGVELVGGGSSTVISKPKSASAADSEVSIHLAGEKDQAGSDVLPLGGSDVLPRGGSDVLSLSGSDVLPLDLTGEGSSGKKGPGSDLTLATEQAVGEGIDSDLAIVTGGSSGKIVGGGPGSDLTLGSSDDDVFQLQDPGGSAITLAEEGGSGPGSDITISPGDSGINLIDPSDSGISLEEPLELSSADDESSFDLSSDSSGDSSGTLGDSADFDSDAVMELQSEDEFLLTPLEESIDDESQDSGSQVIALDSDADFDDATPTALGSPDMLGGALLEPEEAGAGLATPDLGLGAAVAPGLAMAPGMVMASAREAPYSVWQVLGLSTCVLLLAMCGMMTYDLMRNMWSWEGAYTANSTLMDAILGMF; this is encoded by the coding sequence ATGGCCCGCAAACTGGTTCCGCTGGAAGAAGCCGCCAAGACCCTGGGTATTTCGCCCGACGAACTCAATAACCTCCGCGAGAACCGCGAGATCTACGGTTATCGCGACGGGGCAAGCTGGAAATTCAAGCCCGAAGACGTAGAGCGGTTGGCGCAAGAGCTTGCCGAACGCGGTTCGAAGCCCGCCAGCGATTCGTCGAGCTTGGCCGTCGACCTGAGCGACTCCGACGACGAGGGCGACGATATCGTGCTCTTACAGGAGGGCGCGCTGGGCGGCTCGGCCGGTGGGTCGAGCACGGTGATTGGCGGTCCGGCCAACGTCCAGTCTCCGGAAGACAGCGACATCAAGCTCTCGGACGTCAGCGGCGTGGAACTGGTCGGCGGCGGATCCAGCACGGTCATTTCCAAACCCAAAAGCGCGTCGGCGGCCGATAGCGAGGTCAGCATTCACCTGGCCGGAGAAAAGGACCAGGCCGGCAGCGATGTCTTGCCGCTGGGCGGTAGTGACGTTTTGCCGCGCGGCGGTAGTGACGTCTTGTCGCTGAGCGGCAGTGATGTTTTGCCCCTCGATCTGACGGGCGAAGGATCGAGCGGAAAGAAAGGGCCGGGCAGCGACCTCACGTTGGCCACAGAACAGGCCGTCGGCGAGGGAATCGATAGCGATTTGGCGATTGTGACCGGCGGCAGTTCGGGCAAGATCGTCGGCGGCGGGCCGGGCAGCGACTTGACGCTGGGCAGCTCCGACGACGACGTGTTCCAATTGCAAGATCCGGGCGGCAGCGCCATCACGCTCGCCGAAGAGGGCGGCTCCGGTCCCGGCAGCGACATTACCATCAGTCCGGGCGACAGCGGAATCAACCTGATCGACCCCAGCGACAGCGGCATTTCGCTGGAAGAGCCGCTGGAGCTGAGCTCGGCCGACGACGAATCGTCGTTCGATCTGAGCAGCGACAGCAGCGGCGATTCGAGCGGGACCTTGGGCGACAGCGCCGACTTCGATTCCGACGCGGTGATGGAGCTGCAAAGCGAAGACGAATTCCTGCTCACGCCGCTGGAAGAGTCGATCGACGACGAATCGCAAGACAGCGGCTCGCAGGTCATCGCGCTCGATTCCGACGCCGATTTCGACGACGCCACGCCGACCGCATTGGGTTCGCCCGACATGCTGGGCGGCGCGCTGCTGGAGCCGGAAGAGGCAGGCGCCGGCTTGGCCACGCCAGACCTCGGGCTCGGCGCGGCCGTGGCGCCAGGGCTGGCCATGGCGCCAGGCATGGTGATGGCATCGGCACGCGAGGCGCCTTACAGCGTGTGGCAGGTTCTCGGTCTGTCGACCTGCGTGCTGTTGCTGGCCATGTGCGGCATGATGACCTACGACCTGATGCGCAACATGTGGAGTTGGGAAGGCGCTTACACGGCCAACAGCACGCTCATGGACGCAATTCTGGGGATGTTTTAG